One stretch of Roseimicrobium sp. ORNL1 DNA includes these proteins:
- a CDS encoding ABC transporter permease subunit: protein MKRSIIPGAILAFVLAFFYAPILVLVVNSFNASRFGGEWKGFTWAWYQKLMEGRDAREIWSALTTSLQIAVLAALGAMVLGTLAALALHWFRGKLQRAHGVLLTVPLVMPDILMGISLLLFFVALGVETGFFTIWVAHVTFCTSYVTMVVLARLQDFDHTLLDAARDLGAGRWQVARWVLVPLLFPGILAGGLLAFTLSIDDYVITFFVQGAGTTTLPLRIYSMMKISRNMPVINALSTLLLAVTFVAVGFSFWLARRNSSSAR from the coding sequence ATGAAACGCAGCATCATTCCCGGAGCGATCCTGGCGTTCGTGCTGGCCTTTTTCTATGCGCCAATTCTGGTGCTGGTGGTGAACTCGTTCAATGCCTCACGTTTCGGCGGCGAGTGGAAGGGCTTTACCTGGGCCTGGTACCAGAAGCTCATGGAGGGTCGCGATGCGCGAGAAATCTGGAGCGCGCTCACGACTTCGTTGCAAATCGCCGTGCTCGCCGCGCTCGGGGCCATGGTGCTGGGCACGCTGGCGGCGCTGGCGCTGCACTGGTTTCGCGGGAAGCTGCAACGTGCGCACGGTGTCCTGCTCACGGTCCCTCTGGTGATGCCGGACATCCTGATGGGAATTTCGCTTTTGCTCTTCTTTGTCGCGCTCGGCGTGGAGACGGGATTCTTCACCATCTGGGTCGCGCACGTCACCTTCTGCACCAGCTATGTCACCATGGTGGTGCTGGCACGGTTGCAGGATTTCGACCACACCCTGCTGGATGCTGCCCGGGACCTCGGCGCCGGGCGCTGGCAGGTGGCGCGGTGGGTGCTGGTGCCGTTGCTATTTCCGGGCATTCTCGCGGGAGGGCTGCTGGCGTTCACACTTTCCATTGACGACTACGTCATCACGTTTTTTGTGCAGGGTGCTGGAACCACCACCCTGCCGCTTCGCATTTACAGCATGATGAAAATCAGCCGGAACATGCCTGTCATCAACGCCCTCTCCACGCTATTGCTGGCGGTGACGTTCGTGGCTGTGGGTTTCAGTTTCTGGCTCGCGAGAAGAAACTCCAGCTCGGCGCGTTAA